Part of the Arthrobacter globiformis genome is shown below.
CTCCCAGGTGGCCACGCCGACAAAGCGGGTGGCTGCTTCCGTGGGGATGACGGTGACGTCATGGCCGGCTTCAGTAAAAAGCCGGAGGAGCGATGCCACCTTGTAGGCGGCGATCCCTCCCCCGACTCCGAGGACTATGCGCACGTGAACTCCGTCAGCAGGCAGTCTGTTTACTCTGCGGAAGTTACTCTGCAGCTTCGATCGGTGTGGAAACCAGCTTGCCCTCGTTGATCTCGCGCAGGGCGATGGACAGCGACTTCTCGTTCAGCTTGGTGTCGACCAGCGGGCCGACATACTCGAACAGGCCCTCATGCAGCTGGGCGTAGTACGCGTTGATCTGGCGTGCACGCTTGGCACCGAAGATCACCAGGCCGTACTTGGAATCAGCCGCCTGGAGCAGCGAATCGATCGGCGGGTTGATGATGCCTTCAAGGTTCGTGGACACGAATTCTCCAAATTTCTAACGGGCTGACGGCGTCTGCGTCTGGCGCGGGTGCGGGGTCAGCCCCATGAGTGAAACAAGCTCGTCCGCTGCCCGGCGGACGTCGTCATTGATGACGGTGTGGTCGAACTCCGGTTCAGCAGCAAGTTCTACTTTACCGGTTTCCAGCCGGCGTTGCTGTTCCTCGGTCGATTCGGTGCCCCGGCCCACCAGCCGGCGGACCAATTCTTCCCAGCTGGGCGGTGCTAGGAACACGAACTGGGCATCCGGAACGGCCTGCTTGACCTGGCGTGCGCCCTGCAGGTCGATCTCCAGCAGCACGGAGCGGCCTTCGGCGATGGCCTGGTTGACGGTGCTCTTCAGGGTCCCGTAGGTGTTCTGCCCGTGCACCACTGCCCATTCAAGGAATTCGCCGGCGGCCACGAGGGACTCGAACTCTTCCTTGGATTTGAAGTAGTAGTGCACGCCGTCGATCTCACCGGGCCGCGGGGCCCGGGTGGTGGCCGAGACGGACAGCCAGACCTCGGGGTAAGTGTCGCGGATATAGGTGGACACGGTGCCTTTGCCAACAGCCGTAGGACCAGCGAGGACTGTCAGTCCGGGTTTGTTGCTCACGTATTCCTTTGGACGGTCTACAGATGACTCTGTTCGGATGAAGCTATTTCTCGTTCATAAAATCTACCAGCGCCCGGCGCTGGTGGATGCCCAGGCCCCGGACCCTGCGGGACGCGGCGATGCCGAGGCTGTCCATGATGGCTGCGGCCCGGACTTTTCCGATACCCGGCAGGGCCTCGAGGAGTTCCGAAACCCGCATGCGCGCTATGGCCTCCTCGGTGCCGCCGGAGTCCAGGATCTGGGCCACGGTCAGCTGTCCGGATTTGAGCCGTTCCTTGGCCGAGGCCCTGGCAGCCCTTGCCGCCGCGGCCTTCCTGAGTGCGTCGGAACGTTCCTGCGGAGACAAGGGTCGCAAGCTCACGGTCATT
Proteins encoded:
- the gmk gene encoding guanylate kinase: MSNKPGLTVLAGPTAVGKGTVSTYIRDTYPEVWLSVSATTRAPRPGEIDGVHYYFKSKEEFESLVAAGEFLEWAVVHGQNTYGTLKSTVNQAIAEGRSVLLEIDLQGARQVKQAVPDAQFVFLAPPSWEELVRRLVGRGTESTEEQQRRLETGKVELAAEPEFDHTVINDDVRRAADELVSLMGLTPHPRQTQTPSAR
- the mihF gene encoding integration host factor, actinobacterial type → MTVSLRPLSPQERSDALRKAAAARAARASAKERLKSGQLTVAQILDSGGTEEAIARMRVSELLEALPGIGKVRAAAIMDSLGIAASRRVRGLGIHQRRALVDFMNEK
- the rpoZ gene encoding DNA-directed RNA polymerase subunit omega, whose translation is MSTNLEGIINPPIDSLLQAADSKYGLVIFGAKRARQINAYYAQLHEGLFEYVGPLVDTKLNEKSLSIALREINEGKLVSTPIEAAE